The Thermosipho japonicus region CTTCCTCTTTTCCGGTGGTACTGATCTTTTTGTCAAAATGAGGGCTAATGCAATAAAAACAGACACAGTAATAGATACAAAAGCTATTATTGAAGGCCCAAAAATTAGTGATAAACTATTTATCCCATTAAACTTTACATACAGTCAACTCAGAGAATATCTAAAAGATAATAACATAAACGAATATCTAAATAATGTAATAAGGCTAATTGGTTCACCAATGATTAGAAACAGAGGAACTCCTGTAGGAAACATTGCAAATGCATCACCGGCGGGAGATTTTGTCCTTGCAAGTTATCTTTTAAATGCAAAAGTGATTGTCAAACCATCAAATAAAAAAATCCCCATTGAAGATTTTATTAAAGGCCCAGGAAAAATAGAATTAGAAGATAATGAATTTATTTTTGGAGTAGAACTTGATATAAAAAATGACTATAAATTCTATTTTGAAAAAGTTGGCAGAAGAAATGCGATGATCATCTCAATTGCAAGTATTGCAATACTATTAAAAGAATCAAGCAACAAAATTGATGACATTGCAATTTGTTACGGTTCCGTTGGACCTACAATATTGCGTGAAAAGCTGCTAGAAGAAAAAGTAAAAGGCAAAGAGATTAGCTTAGAACTTTTTGAATACCTTGCAAGCGAATATGAAAAGCTTTCAAATCCAATTACTGATGTTAGAGCATCAAAAGAATATAGAAAACAACTTGTGTACAACCTCATGATTAAAGCATATTACAATCTTAAAGAAAAGAAGGTGGTGGATATATGATAAAGTTTAAAGAAT contains the following coding sequences:
- a CDS encoding FAD binding domain-containing protein, with protein sequence MIKNYFLPKTVEELSEIKASTKGFLFSGGTDLFVKMRANAIKTDTVIDTKAIIEGPKISDKLFIPLNFTYSQLREYLKDNNINEYLNNVIRLIGSPMIRNRGTPVGNIANASPAGDFVLASYLLNAKVIVKPSNKKIPIEDFIKGPGKIELEDNEFIFGVELDIKNDYKFYFEKVGRRNAMIISIASIAILLKESSNKIDDIAICYGSVGPTILREKLLEEKVKGKEISLELFEYLASEYEKLSNPITDVRASKEYRKQLVYNLMIKAYYNLKEKKVVDI